The Strix uralensis isolate ZFMK-TIS-50842 unplaced genomic scaffold, bStrUra1 scaffold_440, whole genome shotgun sequence genome includes a region encoding these proteins:
- the LOC141938935 gene encoding uncharacterized protein LOC141938935: MAEGCSHAVPPHPLPGEVTATPGDVTVTPEPPWGQARGVPKGQRDTDVPRDTVTVTPWAGGITITVTAAPADEDVGDIGDVGDIVDKDVSVTSDVGRGDVPILGDEDVGDRDVTNPEDVGDRDGATPGEGEEGDKDVTARRDVGDIVTLRDVGEWDGPGVDKDTGDRGVTSPRDIGDRGVTTLRDVGDWDVPALGDKDVATPRDVGDKDVTTPRDLGDRDGPVPGDKGVGDRHVSTPRDVGDRDVPAPGDKDVTTPRDVGDRDVTSPRDLGDRDVPVPGDKNVGDRDVTTPRDTGDRNVPVPGDKDVGDKDVLALKDVGDSDGPVPGDIRDKGFGDTQVTALRDHGDVGDRDVTTPRDVGDRDVPTPGDRDVTTPRDVGDRDVTTPRDVGDRDVPVPGDKGVGDKDVTTPRDMRDRDVPAPGDKDVTTPRDIGDRDVTTPRDIRDRDGPAPGDKDVTTPRDIGDRDVTTPRDIRDRDGPALGDRDVTTARDSGDRDVPVPGDKDVGDKGVTTPRDVGDRDVPAPGDKDIGDTQVLVLRDVGDKDVPTPKDVGDIGVEGFGDTRVTALRDLEDVGDRDVPVLRDIGDIPVSGVKDIGDRSVPAPGDKGVTPLKDIGDGGVTVCGDVGDIPVSGDEDVGDGDVTALGDVGDIGATCTAGGITIMVTAPPVEDEGGASDDVTADVTGEVGDVTAASPGDGADPGDVPGGDIIGGDIRGDIIGDDIIGGDIRGDISGDIISGDISGGDIGVDIIGGDTGSGISGDIIRGDGDIMGGDISGDVSGDISGDITGGDIIRGDIIGDIIRGDIGGDISGDIVGGDIGGDAVSSLAADVTAEADVTPRDDVTSCPPEGPPPGDVTPPHDLADDVTAALPPPPPPPPVQPAGDVIGRGLAGDITPGRDVIVARRSRLGDDGAALPPPGARPRDDVTDDISAEAPAEGGASDAPQPQTPPPGCPLVFLALVCLLLALLLLAGVFAAVHYVKVFIISSATFSVPVAESFP; the protein is encoded by the exons ATGGCCGAGGGCTGCTCCCACGCCGTCCCCCCTCATCCCCTCCCCGGGGAGGTGACAGCCACCCCCGGGGACGTCACCGTGACCCCTGAACCTCCGTGGGGACAAGCCAGAGGTGTCCCCAAGGGACAGAGGGACACCGATGTCCCCAGGGACACCGTCACCGTCACCCCCTGGGCCGGTGGCATCACCATCACCGTCACCGCCGCCCCGGCTGATGAGGACGTCGGGGACATCGGGGACGTCGGGGACATCGTGGACAAGGACGTCTCGGTCACGAGTGACGTGGGGCGCGGGGATGTCCCCATCCTGGGTGACGAGGAcgttggggacagggatgtcacAAACCCGGAGGATGTTGGGGACAGAGACGGAGCAacccctggggagggggaggagggtgaCAAGGATGTCACAGCTCGAAGGGACGTTGGGGACATCGTGACCCTGAGGGATGTTGGAGAGTGGGATGGGCCAGGCGTGGACAaggacactggggacaggggtGTCACCTCCCCgagggacattggggacagggGTGTCACCACCCTGAGGGATGTTGGCGACTGGGATGTCCCAGCTCTTGGGGACAAGGATGTCGCCACCCCAAGGGATGTTGGGGACAAGGATGTCACCACCCCAAGGGaccttggggacagggatggcCCAGTTCCTGGGGACAAGGGTGTTGGGGACAGACATGTCAGCACCCCAAGAGAtgttggggacagggatgtcccaGCCCCTGGGGACAAGGATGTCACCACCCCGAGGGATGTTGGGGACAGAGATGTCACCAGCCCAAGGGaccttggggacagggatgtcccaGTTCCTGGGGACAAGAATGTTGGGGACCGAGATGTCACCACCCCaagggacactggggacaggaaTGTCCCAGTTCCTGGGGACAAGGATGTTGGGGACAAGGACGTCCTGGCTCTGAAGGATGTTGGGGACAGCGATGGCCCAGTCCCAGGGGACATCAGGGACAAGGGTTTTGGGGACACACAGGTCACAGCCCTGAGGGACCATGGGGAcgttggggacagggatgtcacCACCCCAAGGGACGTAGGGGACAGGGATGTCCCAactcctggggacagggatgtcacCACCCCGAGGGAcgttggggacagggatgtcacCACCCCAAGGGACGTAGGGGACAGGGATGTTCCAGTTCCTGGGGACAAGGGTGTTGGGGACAAAGATGTCACCACCCCAAGGGACATGAGGGACAGGGATGTCCCAGCCCCTGGGGACAAGGATGTCACCACCCCAagggacattggggacagggatgtcacCACTCCAAgggacatcagggacagggaTGGCCCAGCCCCTGGGGACAAGGATGTCACCACCCCAagggacattggggacagggatgtcacCACTCCAAgggacatcagggacagggaTGGCCCAGCTCTTGGGGACAGAGATGTCACCACCGCaagggacagtggggacagggatgtcccaGTTCCTGGGGACAAGGATGTTGGGGACAAGGGTGTCACCACCCCAAGGGAtgttggggacagggatgtcccaGCCCCTGGGGACAAGGACATTGGGGACACCCAGGTCTTGGTCCTAAGGGACGTTGGGGACAAGGATGTCCCGACTCCCAAGGACGTTGGGGACATCGGGGTCGAGGGTTTTGGGGACACGCGGGTCACAGCCCTGAGGGACCTTGAGGAcgttggggacagggatgtcccaGTCTtgagggacattggggacatccCAGTCTCTGGGGTCAAGGACATTGGGGACAGGAGTGTCCCAGCTCCTGGGGACAAGGGTGTCACCCCCCTCAAAGACATTGGGGATGGGGGTGTCACAGTCTGtggggacgttggggacatcCCGGTCTCTGGGGACGAGGACGTTGGGGACGGGGACGTCACAGCCCtgggggacgttggggacatcGGGGCCACCTGCACCGCCGGTGGCATCACCATCATGGTGACGGCCCCGCCCGTGGAGGACGAGGGCGGCGCCAGCGATGACGTCACTGCCGATGTCACCGGGGAGGTCGGTGACGTCACAGCCGCTTCCCCCGGCGATGGCGCTGACCCTGGGGACGTCCCTGGCGGTGACATCATCGGGGGTGACATCAGGGGTGACATCATCGGGGATGACATCATTGGGGGTGACATCAGGGGTGACATCAGCGGTGACATCATCAGCGGTGACATCAGTGGAGGTGACATCGGGGTTGACATCAttgggggtgacactgggagtGGCATCAGTGGTGACATCATCAGAGGTGACGGTGACATCATGGGGGGTGACATCAGCGGTGACGTCAGTGGTGACATCAGTGGTGACATCACTGGAGGTGACATCATCAGGGGTGACATCATTGGTGACATCATTAGGGGTGACATCGGGGGTGACATCAGTGGTGACATCGTAGGGGGTGACATCGGGGGTGACGCCGTTTCTTCCCTCGCTGCTGATGTCACGGCTGAGGCTGACGTCACCCCCCGCGATGACGTCACTTCCTGTCCGCCGGAGGGACCCCCCCCAGGTGACGTCACGCCCCCACATGACCTCGCTGATGACGTCACCGccgccctccctccccctccaccGCCGCCGCCAGTCCAACCCGCCGGTGACGTCATCGGGAGGGGCCTCGCCGGTGACATCACGCCTGGACGTGACGTCATCGTCGCGCGCCGCTCACGCCTCGGGGACGACGGCGCCGCCCTCCCCCCGCCGGGAGCCCGCCCCCGCGATGACGTCACCGATGACATCAGCGCTGAGGCGCCCGCGGAGGGCGGGGCCTCAG atgccccccagccccagacgcccccccccggctgccccctcGTCTTCCTCGCCCTCGTCTGcctcctcctcgccctcctcctcctcgccggcGTCTTTGCG gccgTCCATTACGTCAAAGTCTTCATCATCAGCTCGGCCACCTTCTCGGTGCCGGTGGCCGAATCCTTCCCATGA